A single region of the Raphanus sativus cultivar WK10039 chromosome 1, ASM80110v3, whole genome shotgun sequence genome encodes:
- the LOC108806307 gene encoding tetratricopeptide repeat domain-containing protein PYG7, chloroplastic isoform X1: MILHTLSPSSPPIHRLYLHHSQILPSSPVSLKLHPKTISLQIHGRTNAELAARGLPVLKKASLKKLPSKGSTFLLGHSLLMVSAYPQLAAASEIVKPEPIYEVGELFELGIQLSYLLLLLGLLGVGTFYVIRQVLVRRELDLSAKELQEQVRSGDASATELFELGAVMLRRKFYPAANKFLLQAIQKWDGDDQDLAQVYNALGVSYVREDKLDKGIAQFEMAVKIQPGYVTAWNNLGDAYEKKKELPLALKAFEEVLLFDPNNKVARPRRDALKDRVKLYKDVVAVKSKKR; this comes from the exons ATGATACTCCATACGTTATCTCCATCGTCTCCTCCCATTCACCGCCTCTATCTCCATCACTCTCAGATTCTCCCTTCTTCTCCTGTATCGCTCAAGCTCCATCCCAAAACGATATCTTTACAG ATACATGGAAGGACTAACGCAGAACTTGCTGCTAGAGGGTTACCGGTTTTGAAAAAAGCTTCTTTGAAGAAGCTACCGAGCAAAGGATCTACCTTTCTGCTGGGGCATAGCTTGTTGATGGTCTCTGCTTATCCACAGCTGGCAGCAGCGTCAGAGATCGTGAAGCCTGAACCGATTTACGAAGTTGGAGAGTTGTTTGAGCTAGGGATTCAGCTTTCTTACTTGCTGTTGCTACTTGGTTTGCTCGGAGTTGGTACTTTCTATGTGATTCGCCAAGTACTTGTCCGCAGAGAACTTGACCTCTCTGCCAAAGAACTACAG GAACAAGTAAGGAGCGGGGATGCAAGTGCAACAGAGCTCTTTGAGCTCGGTGCAGTGATGCTGAGACGCAAATTTTATCCTGCAGCCAACAAGTTCTTGCTTCAAGCCATCCAGAAATGGGACGGTGACGATCAAGATCTTGCTCAG GTCTACAACGCTCTCGGGGTGAGTTATGTCCGAGAGGACAAACTGGACAAAGGAATCGCTCAGTTTGAAATGGCGGTGAAGATTCAGCCTGGTTATGTAACGGCTTGGAACAACCTTGGAGATGCTTacgagaagaagaaggagcTGCCTTTGGCGTTGAAAGCGTTTGAAGAGGTTTTGTTGTTTGATCCGAACAACAAGGTGGCTCGGCCTCGAAGAGATGCGTTGAAGGATCGCGTTAAGCTCTATAAAGACGTTGTGGCGGTTAAGTCCAAGAAACGGTGA
- the LOC108806307 gene encoding tetratricopeptide repeat domain-containing protein PYG7, chloroplastic isoform X2: protein MVSAYPQLAAASEIVKPEPIYEVGELFELGIQLSYLLLLLGLLGVGTFYVIRQVLVRRELDLSAKELQEQVRSGDASATELFELGAVMLRRKFYPAANKFLLQAIQKWDGDDQDLAQVYNALGVSYVREDKLDKGIAQFEMAVKIQPGYVTAWNNLGDAYEKKKELPLALKAFEEVLLFDPNNKVARPRRDALKDRVKLYKDVVAVKSKKR, encoded by the exons ATGGTCTCTGCTTATCCACAGCTGGCAGCAGCGTCAGAGATCGTGAAGCCTGAACCGATTTACGAAGTTGGAGAGTTGTTTGAGCTAGGGATTCAGCTTTCTTACTTGCTGTTGCTACTTGGTTTGCTCGGAGTTGGTACTTTCTATGTGATTCGCCAAGTACTTGTCCGCAGAGAACTTGACCTCTCTGCCAAAGAACTACAG GAACAAGTAAGGAGCGGGGATGCAAGTGCAACAGAGCTCTTTGAGCTCGGTGCAGTGATGCTGAGACGCAAATTTTATCCTGCAGCCAACAAGTTCTTGCTTCAAGCCATCCAGAAATGGGACGGTGACGATCAAGATCTTGCTCAG GTCTACAACGCTCTCGGGGTGAGTTATGTCCGAGAGGACAAACTGGACAAAGGAATCGCTCAGTTTGAAATGGCGGTGAAGATTCAGCCTGGTTATGTAACGGCTTGGAACAACCTTGGAGATGCTTacgagaagaagaaggagcTGCCTTTGGCGTTGAAAGCGTTTGAAGAGGTTTTGTTGTTTGATCCGAACAACAAGGTGGCTCGGCCTCGAAGAGATGCGTTGAAGGATCGCGTTAAGCTCTATAAAGACGTTGTGGCGGTTAAGTCCAAGAAACGGTGA
- the LOC108806433 gene encoding sucrose transport protein SUC2 gives MEKASNGSSALEMHTSELDQPAALRKIISVSSIAAGVQFGWALQLSLLTPYVQLLGIPHKWASLIWLCGPISGMLVQPIVGYHSDRCTSRFGRRRPFIVAGAGLVTVAVFLIGYAADIGHSMGDQLDKPPRTRAIAIFALGFWILDVANNTLQGPCRAFLADLSAGNAKKTRTANAFFSFFMAVGNVLGYAAGSYKNLYKVVPFTMTKSCDLYCANLKTCFFISITLLLLVTFMSLCYVTEKPWTPEPTADGKGSSVPFFGEIFGAFKELKRPMWMLLIVTALNWIAWFPFLLFDTDWMGREVYGGNSDANASTASKKLYNDGVRAGALGLMLNAIVLGFMSLGVEWVGRKMGGAKRLWGAVNFILAICLAMTVVVTKQAEDHRRDHGGAKTGPPGSVTAGALTLFAVLGIPQAITFSIPFALASIFSTNSGAGQGLSLGVLNLAIVVPQMVVSVGGGPFDELFHGGNIPAFVLGAIAAAVSGILALTVLPSPPPDAPAFKTGAMGFH, from the exons ATGGAGAAAGCTTCCAACGGTTCCTCCGCGTTGGAGATGCATACGTCTGAGCTTGATCAGCCGGCGGCTCTCCGCAAGATCATATCGGTTTCCTCCATTGCCGCCGGTGTACAGTTCGGTTGGGCTTTACAGCTATCTCTCCTGACTCCTTACGTGCAGCTACTCGGAATCCCACATAAATGGGCCTCTCTCATCTGGCTCTGCGGCCCAATCTCCGGTATGCTTGTTCAGCCCATCGTCGGTTACCACAGTGACCGTTGCACCTCAAGATTCGGCCGCCGTCGTCCTTTCATCGTCGCCGGAGCCGGTCTAGTCACCGTCGCCGTGTTCCTTATCGGTTACGCCGCCGATATAGGTCACAGCATGGGTGATCAGCTCGACAAACCGCCGAGAACGCGAGCTATCGCGATTTTCGCCCTCGGGTTCTGGATTCTCGACGTGGCGAACAACACTCTCCAAGGACCATGCCGTGCATTCTTGGCTGACCTGTCCGCGGGAAACGCGAAGAAAACGCGGACCGCAAACGCGTTTTTCTCGTTCTTCATGGCGGTGGGAAACGTTTTGGGTTACGCGGCGGGCTCTTACAAGAACCTCTACAAAGTTGTCCCATTCACGATGACCAAATCTTGCGATCTCTACTGCGCGAACCTCAAAACGTGTTTTTTCATCTCCATAACGCTTCTCCTCTTGGTCACGTTCATGTCTCTATGTTACGTGACCGAGAAGCCATGGACCCCTGAGCCAACCGCAGACGGGAAAGGCTCGAGCGTTCCTTTCTTCGGAGAGATCTTCGGAGCTTTCAAAGAGCTGAAAAGACCGATGTGGATGCTTCTTATAGTCACTGCACTGAACTGGATCGCTTGGTTCCCTTTCCTCCTCTTCGACACTGACTGGATGGGCCGTGAGGTGTACGGAGGAAACTCAGACGCAAACGCAAGTACCGCCTCTAAAAAGCTTTACAACGACGGAGTTAGAGCTGGCGCGTTGGGGCTTATGCTTAACGCGATTGTTCTTGGGTTCATGTCTCTTGGTGTTGAATGGGTCGGTAGGAAAATGGGTGGAGCTAAACGGCTTTGGGGAGCTGTTAACTTCATCCTTGCTATTTGCTTGGCCATGACTGTTGTGGTGACTAAACAGGCGGAGGATCACCGGCGAGATCACGGCGGTGCTAAAACAGGACCGCCTGGAAGTGTCACCGCTGGTGCTTTAACTCTCTTTGCTGTTCTCGGTATTCCCCAAGCG ATTACGTTCAGTATTCCTTTTGCGCTAGCTTCCATATTTTCAACCAATTCTGGTGCCGGCCAag GGCTGTCCCTAGGTGTTCTGAATCTGGCTATTGTTGTCCCACAG ATGGTGGTATCAGTGGGTGGTGGACCATTCGATGAACTATTCCATGGTGGAAACATTCCGGCGTTTGTGCTAGGAGCAATTGCGGCCGCAGTGAGTGGCATATTGGCTTTAACGGTGTTGCCTTCGCCGCCACCGGATGCTCCAGCTTTCAAGACTGGGGCTATGGGATTTCATTAA
- the LOC108844894 gene encoding uncharacterized protein LOC108844894, whose protein sequence is MKLRTLARPFIKCSLISGNDAFFWHDDWTELGPLLGIVGDTGPMVTGISLEAKISDVCVDNVWNLPRSRHPIARVLKASIPQSSLNLISQGKDTFYLKIGPDDTTGRFSAAKTWKALNPCTDSFSWHKTVWFTGGIPKHAFNTWVVFRDRLPTRDRLISWGLIVPSHCLLCQNGDESRGHFFLVCQFSSQLWISMFDQSSQTPPSDLESTRIWIPLVASDQKLRTVLLLIFHAVVYFVWKERNSRLHLNPSRSTSSLKKEIATLLRAKLAALDRVSLSSHHPSTTLVTATTYLRT, encoded by the coding sequence ATGAAGCTCCGTACTCTTGCCAGACCTTTCATCAAGTGCTCCTTAATCTCTGGAAATGATGCTTTCTTTTGGCATGATGACTGGACTGAGTTGGGTCCGCTGTTGGGAATTGTTGGGGACACGGGTCCTATGGTTACGGGGATCTCCTTGGAAGCTAAAATTTCGGATGTTTGTGTTGATAATGTCTGGAACCTGCCGAGAAGCCGTCATCCAATCGCAAGGGTCCTCAAGGCCTCTATTCCGCAATCATCCTTGAATCTCATCTCTCAAGGAAAGGACACTTTCTATTTGAAAATCGGTCCGGATGATACAACTGGAAGATTCTCTGCAGCAAAAACATGGAAGGCTTTGAACCCTTGTACAGACTCTTTTTCCTGGCACAAAACAGTGTGGTTTACAGGGGGTATTCCAAAACATGCTTTTAATACTTGGGTTGTCTTCCGTGATCGGCTTCCCACTCGAGACCGGCTTATTAGTTGGGGATTGATTGTCCCTTCTCATTGTCTGCTGTGTCAGAACGGTGATGAGTCTAGAGGTCACTTCTTTTTGGTTTGTCAGTTTTCTTCTCAACTTTGGATTTCTATGTTTGATCAATCGAGCCAAACACCGCCTTCGGATTTGGAGAGCACTAGAATCTGGATTCCTTTAGTTGCATCAGATCAAAAACTGCGAACAGTGCTTCTGCTTATCTTTCATGCTGTTGTGTATTTTGTATGGAAAGAGAGGAATAGCAGACTTCATCTAAACCCATCGAGATCAACATCCTCTCTAAAGAAGGAGATTGCAACTCTGCTGAGAGCAAAGTTAGCAGCTCTTGATAGAGTCAGCTTATCTTCTCATCATCCCTCGACAACTCTTGTCACCGCTACTACTTATCTTCGTACTTGA
- the LOC108806325 gene encoding co-chaperone protein p23-1 isoform X2 → MSRHPTVKWAQRSDKVYITVELPDAEDVKLKLEPQGKFFFSATGGASKTKYEVDLDLFDSVDVNESKASVSSRSVCYLVKKAESKWWNRLIKQEGKPPVYLKVDWDKWVDEDEDDKDMDFGDFDFSGLNMGDSDEIGDEEEDSELEGETVAETKETKDIVEEGNGEKDEEVDVKKD, encoded by the exons ATGAG TCGACATCCTACGGTGAAGTGGGCGCAAAGGTCGGATAAGGTTTACATAACAGTGGAGTTGCCAGACGCTGAAGATGTAAAGCTTAAGCTTGAGCCTCAAGGCAAGTTCTTTTTCTCTGCTACAGGTGGAGCCAGCAAGACAAAGTACGAGGTGGACCTCGATCTGTTCGACAGTGTCGATGTGAAT GAGAGCAAAGCGAGTGTGAGCTCGAGGAGTGTGTGTTACCTGGTGAAGAAAGCAGAGAGCAAGTGGTGGAACAGGTTGATTAAACAGGAAGGGAAACCTCCTGTGTACTTGAAAGTTGATTGGGATAAATGGGTTGATGAAGACGAAGATGACAAAG ATATGGACTTTGGAGATTTTGATTTCAGT gGTCTGAACATGGGAGATAGTGACGAGATTGGAGACGAAG AGGAGGATAGTGAGCTAGAGGGTGAAACTGTGGCAGAGACAAAAGAAACGAAGGACATTGTGGAAGAAGGCAACGgagagaaagatgaagaagTAGATGTGAAGAAGGATTGA
- the LOC108806325 gene encoding co-chaperone protein p23-1 isoform X1: protein MSCSRHPTVKWAQRSDKVYITVELPDAEDVKLKLEPQGKFFFSATGGASKTKYEVDLDLFDSVDVNESKASVSSRSVCYLVKKAESKWWNRLIKQEGKPPVYLKVDWDKWVDEDEDDKDMDFGDFDFSGLNMGDSDEIGDEEEDSELEGETVAETKETKDIVEEGNGEKDEEVDVKKD, encoded by the exons ATGAG TTGCAGTCGACATCCTACGGTGAAGTGGGCGCAAAGGTCGGATAAGGTTTACATAACAGTGGAGTTGCCAGACGCTGAAGATGTAAAGCTTAAGCTTGAGCCTCAAGGCAAGTTCTTTTTCTCTGCTACAGGTGGAGCCAGCAAGACAAAGTACGAGGTGGACCTCGATCTGTTCGACAGTGTCGATGTGAAT GAGAGCAAAGCGAGTGTGAGCTCGAGGAGTGTGTGTTACCTGGTGAAGAAAGCAGAGAGCAAGTGGTGGAACAGGTTGATTAAACAGGAAGGGAAACCTCCTGTGTACTTGAAAGTTGATTGGGATAAATGGGTTGATGAAGACGAAGATGACAAAG ATATGGACTTTGGAGATTTTGATTTCAGT gGTCTGAACATGGGAGATAGTGACGAGATTGGAGACGAAG AGGAGGATAGTGAGCTAGAGGGTGAAACTGTGGCAGAGACAAAAGAAACGAAGGACATTGTGGAAGAAGGCAACGgagagaaagatgaagaagTAGATGTGAAGAAGGATTGA
- the LOC108806325 gene encoding co-chaperone protein p23-1 isoform X3, translating into MSCSRHPTVKWAQRSDKVYITVELPDAEDVKLKLEPQGKFFFSATGGASKTKYEVDLDLFDSVDVNESKASVSSRSVCYLVKKAESKWWNRLIKQEGKPPVYLKVDWDKWVDEDEDDKDMDFGDFDFSGLNMGDSDEIGDEVRRCFPAVVAEEDSELEGETVAETKETKDIVEEGNGEKDEEVDVKKD; encoded by the exons ATGAG TTGCAGTCGACATCCTACGGTGAAGTGGGCGCAAAGGTCGGATAAGGTTTACATAACAGTGGAGTTGCCAGACGCTGAAGATGTAAAGCTTAAGCTTGAGCCTCAAGGCAAGTTCTTTTTCTCTGCTACAGGTGGAGCCAGCAAGACAAAGTACGAGGTGGACCTCGATCTGTTCGACAGTGTCGATGTGAAT GAGAGCAAAGCGAGTGTGAGCTCGAGGAGTGTGTGTTACCTGGTGAAGAAAGCAGAGAGCAAGTGGTGGAACAGGTTGATTAAACAGGAAGGGAAACCTCCTGTGTACTTGAAAGTTGATTGGGATAAATGGGTTGATGAAGACGAAGATGACAAAG ATATGGACTTTGGAGATTTTGATTTCAGT gGTCTGAACATGGGAGATAGTGACGAGATTGGAGACGAAG TGAGGAGGTGTTTTCCTGCTGTTGTTGCAGAGGAGGATAGTGAGCTAGAGGGTGAAACTGTGGCAGAGACAAAAGAAACGAAGGACATTGTGGAAGAAGGCAACGgagagaaagatgaagaagTAGATGTGAAGAAGGATTGA
- the LOC108806287 gene encoding MA3 DOMAIN-CONTAINING TRANSLATION REGULATORY FACTOR 2 encodes MESKKQQQQLVDSKTDPLSISQLNISSSSPSPLPQANTAEELLKSHRHSDLPSNETWGDLDDDSTDPNYDPIEGNNGHSDPTTFDADLCEYKKKATIIVEEYFSTNDAASVANELKELGMAEYRYYFVKKLVSMAMDRHDKEKEMAAFLLSTLYADVIDPQELYRGFNKLVTSADDLSVDIPDAVDVLAVFVARAIVDDILPPAFLKKQMKVLPEGSKGAEVLRKAEKSYLAAPLHAEVVEKRWGGADNWTAEDVKGRINELLKEYVMSGDKKEAFRCIKALKVPFFHHEIVKRALIMAMERRKAQGKLLELLREATEVGLINSTQVTKGFSRIIDLIEDLSLDIPEARSVLQCFISKGASEGWLCASSLKTLDDDSGEKLLENSKACEFKDKVKSTVREYFMSGDALEVVHCLETELGACSSQLRAMFVKYLITLAMDRKKREKEMACVLVSSLGFPAKDVRKAFSMLIESADDTALDNPVVVEDLAMFLARAVVDEVLAPRDLDELLSQTPGWSSVGEKVIQTAKTLLKARLSGERILRCWGGGGVVETNSPGCTASEVKVKIQVLLDEYVSGGEVGEACRCVKELGMPFFHHEVVKKSVVRIIEEQEKKERVWELLRVCFESGLVTIYQMTKGFKRVGEAVEDLCLDVPDAWDKFKSCVERAKVEGFLDESFAIEEGSSSSAAF; translated from the exons ATGGAGTCCAAAAAGCAGCAACAACAACTTGTAGACTCAAAAACGGATCCACTCTCCATTTCTCAATTGaatatatcttcttcttctccttcgccATTGCCACAGGCCAACACGGCGGAGGAACTGTTAAAGAGTCATAGACATTCTGATCTCCCCTcaaatg AAACTTGGGGAGATTTAGATGATGACTCTACCGACCCAAACTACGACCCTATCGAG GGCAACAACGGACATTCAGATCCAACAACCTTCGACGCAGATCTATGCGAGTACAAGAAAAAAGCCACGATCATCGTCGAGGAATACTTCAGCACCAACGACGCTGCATCAGTCGCCAACGAGCTAAAAGAGCTCGGTATGGCCGAGTACCGTTACTATTTCGTCAAGAAGCTGGTCTCCATGGCAATGGACAGGCACGACAAGGAGAAAGAAATGGCTGCGTTTCTCCTGTCCACCCTCTACGCCGACGTCATCGACCCTCAAGAACTCTACAGAGGTTTCAACAAGCTGGTGACCTCCGCAGACGATCTCTCCGTAGATATACCCGACGCGGTCGACGTTCTCGCAGTCTTCGTGGCACGTGCCATCGTCGACGACATCCTCCCTCCCGCGTTTCTAAAGAAACAGATGAAGGTGCTCCCTGAGGGCTCCAAAGGAGCGGAGGTGCTGAGGAAAGCGGAGAAGAGCTACCTAGCGGCTCCGCTTCACGCGGAAGTCGTTGAGAAGAGATGGGGAGGGGCTGATAACTGGACGGCGGAGGATGTTAAAGGGAGGATCAACGAGCTGTTGAAAGAGTATGTGATGAGTGGAGACAAGAAGGAAGCGTTTAGATGCATCAAAGCGTTGAAGGTTCCTTTCTTCCATCACGAGATTGTCAAAAGAGCGCTGATCATGGCCATGGAGAGGCGTAAGGCGCAGGGGAAGCTGTTAGAGCTGTTGAGAGAAGCGACGGAGGTCGGGCTCATAAACTCCACTCAGGTGACGAAAGGGTTTAGCAGAATCATCGATTTGATTGAAGATCTTTCCCTTGATATACCGGAGGCGAGGAGTGTGTTGCAGTGTTTTATCTCTAAAGGTGCTTCTGAAGGATGGTTGTGTGCTTCTTCTCTGAAGACGCTCGATGATGATTCGGGTGAGAAGCTGCTTGAAAACTCCAAGGCATGTGAGTTTAAAGACAAGGTTAAGTCGACTGTCCGGGAGTATTTCATGTCGGGTGACGCTTTGGAGGTTGTGCATTGTCTCGAAACCGAGCTGGGTGCGTGTTCGAGTCAGCTGCGTGCGATGTTTGTGAAGTATCTGATAACTCTAGCGATGGacaggaagaagagagagaaagagatggcTTGTGTTCTCGTCTCGTCTCTTGGCTTCCCTGCCAAAGACGTCAGGAAAGCGTTCTCGATGCTGATAGAGTCTGCGGATGACACTGCTTTGGATAACCCGGTGGTCGTTGAAGACCTCGCCATGTTCTTAGCCAGAGCCGTGGTTGACGAGGTGTTAGCTCCGCGTGATCTTGACGAGCTGCTGAGCCAGACGCCAGGGTGGTCGAGCGTGGGGGAGAAGGTGATCCAGACGGCGAAGACGTTGCTGAAAGCGCGTCTCTCCGGGGAAAGGATATTGCGTTGCTGGGGAGGAGGAGGGGTGGTGGAGACGAACTCCCCCGGGTGCACTGCGAGCGAGGTGAAGGTGAAGATTCAGGTGCTTCTTGATGAGTATGTATCTGGTGGGGAAGTGGGGGAGGCTTGTAGGTGCGTGAAGGAGCTAGGGATGCCGTTTTTCCACCACGAGGTGGTGAAGAAGTCGGTGGTGAGGATCATAGAGGAGCAGGAGAAGAAGGAGCGGGTGTGGGAGCTGCTGAGAGTGTGTTTCGAGTCGGGGCTGGTGACGATTTATCAGATGACTAAAGGGTTTAAGAGAGTGGGTGAGGCGGTTGAGGATCTGTGTTTGGATGTCCCTGATGCTTGGGACAAGTTTAAGAGTTGCGTGGAAAGAGCCAAGGTTGAAGGATTCTTGGATGAGTCATTTGCTATTGAGGAGGGCTCGTCTTCGTCTGCAGCATTCTGA